The following coding sequences are from one bacterium window:
- a CDS encoding nucleotide sugar dehydrogenase — protein sequence MNYKEQLLQKFQKREAVIGVIGLGYVGLPLAVETAKAGYQVIGIEVDPKKIDAVNAGKNYILDVNDAELAELVKAGKIRATNDYNELKNADVAAITVPTPLNKSGDPDMTYVDQALKGIVPIVHPGFLVTLESTTYPGTTNELMVPALTKGGLTIGVDVFAAFSPERVDPGNPVYNTKNTPKVVGGSTPACLEVAGDFYETVIANIVRVNSATAAEMVKLYENTFRAINIGLVNELAMMCNVLKVDVWEIVRAAATKPFGFMPFWPGPGIGGHCIPLDPSYLSWKLRFHGYRARFIELAVDINSHMPEFVVNRVIALLNEEERSIKGTKVLLLGMAYKRDIDDVRESPALDVLAILRRHGAKVDYHDPHIPKIKDVDDHDHVAVDDEKVPEIHSVPLTPENLAKYDVVIVTTDHTGIDYPMVLEHAKLVFDARNAMVKYPVGKAKVVKL from the coding sequence ATGAATTACAAAGAACAACTACTCCAAAAATTTCAAAAGCGTGAAGCCGTGATTGGCGTTATCGGCTTGGGTTACGTTGGATTGCCCTTAGCCGTTGAAACGGCAAAGGCTGGTTATCAGGTAATTGGAATCGAAGTCGACCCTAAGAAGATCGACGCAGTCAACGCTGGTAAAAATTACATTTTGGACGTTAACGACGCTGAATTGGCAGAGTTGGTTAAAGCGGGTAAGATTCGCGCGACCAATGACTACAATGAACTTAAGAATGCCGATGTCGCAGCGATTACCGTTCCCACTCCGCTCAACAAGAGTGGCGATCCCGATATGACCTATGTCGACCAAGCGTTAAAGGGTATCGTTCCGATCGTTCACCCCGGCTTTTTAGTAACGCTTGAGTCGACGACGTATCCCGGCACAACCAACGAACTGATGGTACCCGCATTAACAAAAGGTGGATTAACCATCGGCGTCGACGTATTCGCCGCGTTCAGCCCGGAGCGGGTCGATCCCGGCAATCCAGTGTACAACACGAAGAATACTCCCAAAGTGGTTGGTGGATCGACCCCGGCGTGTCTCGAAGTCGCCGGTGACTTCTACGAAACCGTTATTGCGAATATTGTCCGGGTCAACAGCGCCACTGCTGCCGAAATGGTCAAGTTGTATGAGAACACGTTCCGGGCAATCAATATCGGATTGGTGAACGAACTGGCGATGATGTGCAACGTCCTGAAAGTGGATGTCTGGGAAATCGTTCGCGCCGCCGCTACGAAGCCGTTCGGATTCATGCCGTTTTGGCCGGGACCGGGCATTGGCGGACATTGTATCCCACTCGATCCTTCTTATCTCTCCTGGAAACTCCGTTTCCATGGCTATCGCGCTCGGTTCATCGAGTTAGCGGTAGATATCAACAGCCACATGCCGGAATTTGTCGTTAATCGGGTTATTGCGTTGTTGAATGAGGAAGAACGTTCGATCAAAGGTACGAAGGTATTGTTGCTCGGAATGGCGTATAAGCGCGACATCGACGATGTCCGGGAATCGCCAGCGCTTGATGTATTAGCCATCTTACGACGGCACGGTGCCAAGGTCGACTATCACGATCCGCACATTCCCAAGATCAAAGATGTCGATGACCACGACCATGTAGCAGTCGACGATGAAAAAGTGCCGGAAATTCATTCGGTTCCGTTAACCCCGGAAAATCTTGCAAAATACGATGTTGTTATTGTAACGACCGATCATACTGGTATAGATTATCCTATGGTACTAGAACATGCAAAATTGGTATTTGACGCCCGAAACGCTATGGTGAAGTATCCCGTTGGCAAAGCGAAGGTCGTCAAGCTGTAA
- a CDS encoding RNA methyltransferase, translating into MNNRTGDLTRPVWERSCGPQVRIVLVAPRNPGNIGAACRAIRVCGFDELAIVDNQLPLDKGTDYAMAWGSLDILEQSLKVDTLEEALVGCHFAIATSARPRRHERELFTPKELAKKLTEVPMDARVALVFGREDTGLDNEEMERCAWWSRIPSAAVYPCYNLAQSVQIYCYEMFSAFSEAKEIIEQPLANPNNIEWLYRRIREKLEGNGFFPRDGMDEFINHTRRVLGDVVINEHNTAFLHKLLDGLHGERTH; encoded by the coding sequence ATGAACAATCGAACCGGAGACCTAACAAGACCGGTATGGGAACGCTCCTGCGGACCACAAGTCCGTATTGTTTTAGTCGCGCCACGGAACCCGGGAAACATTGGTGCAGCCTGCCGCGCCATCCGGGTATGCGGATTCGACGAACTCGCGATAGTCGACAACCAACTCCCACTCGACAAGGGTACCGATTACGCTATGGCATGGGGTTCTCTCGATATCTTAGAACAATCGCTCAAAGTTGATACGTTAGAAGAAGCGTTAGTGGGATGTCACTTTGCCATTGCTACCAGCGCCCGACCCCGTCGACATGAACGCGAACTCTTTACCCCAAAAGAACTTGCGAAAAAATTGACAGAAGTACCGATGGATGCACGCGTTGCACTGGTCTTTGGACGAGAAGATACCGGCCTCGATAATGAGGAAATGGAGCGCTGCGCATGGTGGAGTCGGATTCCCTCTGCGGCAGTGTATCCCTGTTACAATCTAGCGCAATCGGTGCAAATCTATTGCTATGAAATGTTCTCTGCATTCTCGGAAGCAAAGGAAATCATCGAACAACCACTTGCCAATCCAAACAATATCGAGTGGTTGTATCGACGTATTCGAGAAAAATTGGAAGGTAATGGGTTCTTTCCGCGTGACGGGATGGATGAATTTATAAATCATACTCGCAGAGTGTTAGGAGATGTAGTGATCAATGAACATAACACTGCCTTTCTACACAAACTATTAGATGGTTTGCATGGTGAACGTACCCATTAA
- a CDS encoding RNA polymerase sigma factor RpoD/SigA codes for MNLRANQSLERYLQEIGEVPLLTAEEEIELAKLIRKGGRVGDQALERLTKANLRFVVSVAKQYQNQGLSLSDLINEGNLGLIKAARRFDETRGFKFISYAVWWIRQSILQALAEQSRVVRLPLNRVGAINKITKAYSTLEQQQEHEPTVDEIAEALEMSPAEVLETLKMNGRHLSMDAPFSQGEDNRLLDILPDDASPSPDVDLVRESLEKEIERALATLTDREADVIRWYFGLHKREPQLREGENGEPHLPALTLEEIGEKLKLTRERVRQIKEKAIRRLRHQSRSRALRAYLG; via the coding sequence ATGAATCTTCGCGCCAATCAGTCGCTCGAACGGTATTTGCAGGAAATTGGCGAAGTCCCGCTGCTTACGGCGGAGGAAGAAATTGAATTAGCCAAACTGATCCGGAAAGGTGGTCGGGTTGGCGATCAGGCATTGGAGCGGTTGACAAAAGCGAATCTGCGGTTCGTTGTTTCCGTTGCGAAACAGTATCAGAACCAGGGACTGTCATTAAGTGATCTTATCAATGAAGGAAATTTAGGCTTAATCAAAGCTGCCCGTCGATTTGACGAAACTCGTGGTTTTAAGTTTATCAGTTATGCCGTTTGGTGGATTCGCCAGTCGATTTTGCAAGCGCTAGCGGAACAAAGCCGCGTCGTACGACTTCCGCTTAATCGTGTTGGTGCGATAAATAAAATCACCAAAGCATATTCGACGTTAGAACAACAACAGGAGCACGAACCGACTGTCGATGAAATCGCCGAAGCGCTTGAAATGTCGCCGGCGGAAGTACTTGAAACCTTGAAGATGAACGGACGTCACCTTTCAATGGACGCTCCGTTTAGCCAAGGCGAAGATAATCGGTTGTTGGACATTCTACCCGACGATGCCAGCCCGTCGCCCGATGTCGATTTAGTACGGGAATCGCTCGAAAAAGAAATCGAACGCGCATTAGCGACGCTAACTGACCGCGAAGCCGATGTTATACGGTGGTACTTCGGGCTCCACAAACGTGAACCGCAACTAAGAGAAGGTGAAAACGGCGAGCCCCATCTTCCGGCTCTCACATTGGAAGAAATCGGTGAGAAACTTAAGCTAACTCGCGAACGGGTCCGCCAAATCAAAGAGAAAGCAATTCGCCGGTTACGGCATCAATCCCGTTCCCGCGCCCTGCGTGCCTATCTGGGATAG